The Camelina sativa cultivar DH55 chromosome 14, Cs, whole genome shotgun sequence genome includes a window with the following:
- the LOC104741860 gene encoding granule-bound starch synthase 1, chloroplastic/amyloplastic, which produces MATVTASSHFVSRTLLYNTHGVSPGSDLSQITLKGQSMTHCGLRSSNMVHRRSSQVSAANKKAPKVKPAGKIVCEKGMSVVFIGAEVGPWSKTGGLGDVLGGLPPALAARGHRVMTICPRYDQYKDAWDTCVVAQIQIGDKVEDVRFFHCYKRGVDRVFVDHPIFLAKVLGKTGSKIYGPITGVDYNDNQLRFSLLCQAALEAPQVLNLNSSKYFSGPYGEDVVFVANDWHTALLPCYLKSKYQSHGVYINAKVVFCIHNIAYQGRFAFDDYSLLNLPTSFKSSFDFIDGYEKPVKGRKINWMKAAILEADRVLTVSPYYAQELISGIDRGVELHTYLRMKTVSGIINGMDVQEWNPSTDKYIDIKYDITTVTDAKPLINEALQAAVGLPVDRDVPVIGFIGRLEEQKGSDILVEAISKFMGLNVQMVILGTGKKKMEAQILELEEKFPGKAVGVAKFNVPLAHMITAGADFIIVPSRFEPCGLIQLHAMRYGTVPIVASTGGLVDTVKDGYTGFHIGRFNVKCEVVDPEDVIATAKAVTRAVAVYGTSAMKEMVKNCMDQDFSWKGPARLWEKVLLSLNVAGSEAGIEGEEIAPLAKENVATP; this is translated from the exons ATGGCAACTGTGACTGCTTCTTCTCACTTTGTGTCAAGGACTTTACTTTACAACACCCATGGAGTTTCTCCGGGCTCTGATCTGTCTCAGATAACCTTGAAAGGTCAATCCATGACTCACTGTGGGTTAAGGTCTTCCAACATGGTTCACAGGAGATCATCTCAAGTTTCCGCTGCTAACAAGAAGGCTCCTAAAGTTAAACCTGCCGGTAAGATTGTGTGTGAGAAAGGGATGTCTGTGGTTTTTATTGGAGCTGAGGTTGGTCCATGGAGCAAGACTGGTGGCCTCGGTGATGTCCTCGGTGGTCTGCCTCCAGCTCTGGCT gctAGAGGCCACCGTGTGATGACGATTTGCCCTCGGTATGACCAATATAAAGATGCTTGGGACACTTGTGTTGTGGCTCAG ATCCAAATTGGGGATAAAGTTGAGGATGTCCGTTTCTTTCATTGCTACAAACGTGGAGTTGATCGTGTCTTTGTTGATCATCCAATCTTTCTTGctaag GTTTTGGGCAAAACAGGATCCAAAATCTATGGTCCTATAACTGGAGTAGACTACAATGACAACCAACTACGGTTCAGTCTCTTGTGTCAG GCTGCTCTTGAGGCACCACAGGTTCTGAACCTGAACAGCAGCAAGTATTTCTCTGGACCATATG GTGAAGATGTGGTCTTTGTTGCCAATGACTGGCACACAGCTCTTCTTCCATGTTACCTCAAATCTAAGTATCAATCTCATGGAGTCTACATAAATGCAAAG GTTGTCTTCTGCATTCACAACATAGCCTACCAGGGAAGATTTGCCTTTGATGACTACTCTCTTCTCAATTTGCCCACCAGTTTTAAAAGTTCGTTCGACTTCATTGACGG GTATGAAAAGCCGGTAAAAGGACGGAAAATTAACTGGATGAAGGCTGCAATTCTGGAAGCGGACCGTGTCTTGACAGTTAGTCCATACTACGCTCAAGAACTCATCTCTGGAATCGATCGAGGCGTGGAACTCCATACATACCTTCGAATGAAAACAGTTTCCGGGATTATTAACGGAATGGATGTTCAAGAATGGAACCCTTCCACTGACAAGTACATAGATATCAAATATGATATTACCACt GTTACTGATGCTAAGCCATTGATCAATGAAGCTCTTCAGGCTGCTGTTGGACTTCCTGTGGACAGGGATGTCCCTGTTATCGGTTTCATAGGGAGGTTAGAGGAACAGAAGGGCTCTGATATCCTAGTGGAAGCTATttccaagttcatggggcttaaCGTTCAGATGGTTATCCTT ggAACCggtaagaagaagatggaggctCAGATTCTGGAACTGGAAGAGAAATTCCCAGGGAAGGCAGTTGGAGTGGCGAAATTCAACGTGCCGTTGGCTCATATGATCACTGCTGGAGCTGACTTCATCATTGTCCCCAGCAGGTTTGAGCCGTGTGGTCTCATTCAGCTGCACGCTATGAGATATGGAACCGTCCCTATTGTCGCATCTACTGGTGGCCTTGTGGACACTGTTAAAGATGGCTACACAGGTTTCCACATTGGAAGATTCAACGTCAAG TGTGAAGTTGTGGATCCGGAAGATGTGATTGCAACAGCAAAGGCTGTGACGAGAGCCGTTGCAGTGTATGGAACATCCGCAATGAAAGAGATGGTTAAGAACTGCATGGACCAAGACTTCTCCTGGAAG GGACCTGCGAGGTTGTGGGAGAAGGTACTATTGTCCCTAAATGTGGCCGGGAGTGAAGCCGGAATCGAGGGTGAAGAGATAGCTCCTCTGGCGAAGGAGAACGTAGCGACGCCTTGA